One window of the Thermoplasmatales archaeon genome contains the following:
- a CDS encoding dihydroorotate dehydrogenase → MLKIDLLNIKMKNPLMVASGVLDLTKSSIEKFRDAGAVVTKSIGKDERKGYKNPVFVEIECGILNAIGLANPGIDTYIKEIRGAKVDNLIGSIFGKNAEEFLYVAKKFSKYVKAVEMNMSCPHAEKFGAEFPEKEIKNAVEMVKEAGKPVFVKIGSENALKRAEWAVEGGADAIVAINSIKAMAISIEAGKPILGNVFGGYSGKGIKPIGLRCVYEISKNFDLPVIGVGGITNARDVIEYMMAGASAVQIGAGIYYRGERIFKEICRDLKKWLEENGYRRIEDIIGVAIEK, encoded by the coding sequence ATGCTTAAAATAGACTTATTAAACATAAAAATGAAAAATCCCCTTATGGTTGCTTCTGGCGTGCTTGATTTAACTAAAAGCAGTATTGAAAAATTCAGAGATGCTGGTGCGGTTGTCACAAAGTCGATTGGAAAAGATGAAAGAAAAGGATATAAAAATCCTGTCTTTGTGGAAATTGAATGCGGTATATTAAATGCGATAGGTCTTGCAAATCCTGGAATAGATACTTATATTAAAGAGATTAGAGGGGCAAAGGTCGATAATTTGATTGGAAGTATATTTGGAAAAAATGCGGAGGAATTCCTTTATGTTGCAAAAAAGTTTTCAAAATATGTTAAAGCAGTAGAAATGAATATGAGTTGCCCCCACGCAGAGAAATTTGGCGCTGAATTTCCTGAAAAAGAAATAAAAAATGCGGTTGAAATGGTAAAGGAAGCGGGTAAACCGGTTTTTGTAAAAATAGGCTCAGAGAATGCTTTAAAGAGGGCGGAGTGGGCGGTTGAAGGAGGGGCGGATGCAATTGTTGCAATAAATAGCATTAAAGCAATGGCAATCAGCATAGAAGCGGGCAAGCCAATTCTTGGCAATGTATTTGGTGGCTATTCTGGAAAAGGTATAAAGCCGATAGGGCTGAGATGCGTATATGAAATTTCAAAAAATTTTGATTTGCCGGTCATCGGAGTTGGAGGAATTACCAATGCAAGAGATGTAATTGAATACATGATGGCGGGAGCAAGCGCGGTTCAGATAGGCGCAGGAATTTATTATAGGGGGGAAAGAATATTCAAGGAGATATGTAGGGATTTAAAAAAATGGCTTGAGGAAAATGGATATAGAAGAATAGAAGATATCATTGGAGTGGCAATTGAAAAATAA
- a CDS encoding cupin domain-containing protein — MIVKEYREIDESEVKEEGAKNVKIQWLIDEKIAPNFAMRRFVVGRDGYTPFHKHDWEHEVFVLSGHGALVDENGKEHDLKTGNFALVMPNEMHQFKNKGKEDFIFLCMIPLR, encoded by the coding sequence ATGATTGTAAAAGAATACAGGGAAATAGATGAAAGTGAGGTTAAGGAAGAAGGAGCAAAAAATGTAAAAATTCAATGGCTTATAGATGAAAAAATTGCCCCGAATTTTGCGATGAGAAGATTTGTTGTTGGAAGAGATGGCTACACACCTTTCCATAAGCATGATTGGGAACATGAAGTTTTTGTTTTAAGTGGTCATGGGGCATTAGTGGATGAGAATGGAAAAGAGCATGATCTTAAAACAGGAAATTTCGCACTTGTTATGCCAAATGAAATGCACCAATTCAAAAATAAAGGAAAGGAAGACTTTATTTTCCTATGCATGATCCCACTAAGATGA
- a CDS encoding NAD(P)/FAD-dependent oxidoreductase, with product MEKVDIAIIGGGIAGLSLGKFLAEKGLPFVIFEEHNEFFRKACGEGITQKIAGYDFLDLYGSKKGVEKEIPETIIYTKYGEIFLEMPILMIDKNKVEEEFAKKAEEQGEIRKGEKVKKIENGILFPQNVKAKLIVGADGFFSITRKYINVRNPKEAFAVEACKENIEKDDSKCHVVLRDSVIKHGYAWYFPKKGKWNIGIGSFNKKYFREGFEKFKKENNGLEWRGAYIPMGKPLRSYGKNAILIGDACCQVFSNVGAGNMPSIICSYIASECIEKWVRNGNYELEEYERKCRNVLGKQLKYSYYAGIIFFKLIKSEYMRHKILEKMCKSVSNFYRKMG from the coding sequence GTGGAGAAAGTTGATATTGCAATAATTGGAGGAGGTATAGCGGGTTTGAGTTTGGGTAAGTTTTTAGCGGAAAAGGGATTGCCATTTGTTATATTTGAAGAGCATAATGAATTTTTTAGGAAGGCATGTGGAGAAGGCATAACTCAAAAAATAGCGGGTTACGATTTTTTGGATCTGTATGGAAGCAAAAAGGGTGTAGAAAAGGAAATACCGGAAACAATTATATATACAAAATATGGAGAAATTTTTCTTGAAATGCCTATTCTCATGATAGATAAAAATAAAGTTGAGGAAGAGTTTGCTAAAAAAGCGGAAGAGCAAGGAGAAATAAGGAAGGGTGAAAAGGTTAAAAAAATAGAAAATGGGATTTTATTTCCTCAAAATGTTAAAGCAAAATTGATAGTTGGAGCGGATGGTTTTTTTTCTATAACAAGAAAGTATATAAATGTAAGAAATCCGAAAGAAGCATTTGCAGTAGAAGCCTGTAAAGAAAATATTGAAAAAGATGATAGTAAATGCCATGTAGTTTTGAGAGATAGTGTCATAAAGCACGGTTATGCTTGGTATTTTCCTAAAAAAGGCAAATGGAATATTGGAATTGGCTCTTTCAATAAAAAATATTTTAGAGAAGGTTTTGAAAAATTCAAAAAAGAAAATAACGGGCTGGAATGGAGAGGAGCGTATATTCCAATGGGAAAACCCCTTCGCTCATATGGCAAAAATGCAATTTTGATTGGTGACGCATGCTGCCAGGTTTTTTCTAATGTTGGAGCGGGAAATATGCCATCCATCATCTGTTCATATATAGCTTCTGAATGTATTGAGAAATGGGTGAGGAATGGAAATTATGAGCTTGAAGAATATGAAAGGAAATGTAGGAATGTTTTGGGAAAGCAACTAAAATATTCATATTATGCGGGAATCATATTTTTCAAATTGATAAAAAGTGAATATATGAGACATAAAATTCTGGAGAAAATGTGCAAAAGTGTATCAAATTTTTACAGAAAAATGGGTTAA
- a CDS encoding HypC/HybG/HupF family hydrogenase formation chaperone: MCLAIPAKIVKKNGNKAVVDYGGVKREVDISLVNAKKGDYVIVHAGFAIQVIDEKEAKETIKIFEEISKNA; this comes from the coding sequence ATGTGTCTTGCAATTCCTGCAAAGATAGTTAAAAAGAATGGAAATAAAGCGGTTGTTGATTATGGAGGAGTAAAGAGGGAAGTGGATATATCTCTTGTAAATGCAAAAAAAGGAGATTATGTGATTGTTCATGCGGGTTTTGCAATACAGGTTATAGATGAAAAAGAGGCAAAGGAAACAATAAAAATCTTTGAGGAGATTTCAAAAAATGCATGA
- the larE gene encoding ATP-dependent sacrificial sulfur transferase LarE, whose amino-acid sequence MLQEKLKRLEEILKDMDRFIVAYSGGVDSTFLIAVSRKIVGKENLLAVIAKTEVNSEEEVEEAKKLCGALDINHKIAEYSLLEKSDFSSNPFNRCYFCKKILIEKLMKIAEEGNFKWIADGTNAEDSKDIRYGLIALEESGIRSPLKEAGFNKEEIRYLSKKMKLPTWNKPSNACLASRIPFGVPITFESIKRIEEGEKILKKIGFKVVRLRDHFPIARIEVDDFKKILSDNIRKEIIKELKGLGYKFISVDLEGYRCGSFYR is encoded by the coding sequence ATGCTTCAAGAGAAGTTAAAAAGGTTAGAGGAAATTTTAAAAGATATGGATCGCTTTATCGTTGCTTATTCTGGAGGTGTTGATTCAACTTTTCTTATTGCTGTCTCACGAAAAATTGTTGGGAAAGAAAATTTGCTTGCTGTTATTGCCAAAACAGAAGTAAATAGCGAGGAAGAAGTCGAGGAAGCAAAAAAATTATGCGGTGCTCTTGATATTAATCATAAAATAGCTGAATATTCCCTCCTTGAAAAAAGTGATTTTTCATCAAATCCTTTTAATAGATGCTATTTTTGCAAAAAAATCCTTATAGAAAAATTAATGAAAATTGCAGAGGAAGGAAATTTTAAATGGATTGCAGATGGAACAAATGCAGAAGATAGTAAAGATATAAGGTACGGGCTTATTGCTCTCGAGGAAAGTGGAATAAGAAGCCCTTTAAAAGAGGCGGGATTTAATAAAGAAGAGATAAGATATTTATCGAAAAAGATGAAACTCCCTACATGGAATAAACCATCCAATGCCTGTCTAGCTTCAAGAATTCCTTTTGGTGTGCCAATTACCTTTGAATCAATTAAAAGAATAGAAGAAGGGGAGAAAATCCTTAAAAAAATTGGATTTAAAGTTGTCAGATTAAGAGACCATTTTCCAATTGCGAGAATAGAAGTAGATGATTTTAAAAAAATTTTGAGCGATAATATAAGGAAAGAAATTATAAAGGAGCTGAAAGGGCTGGGATATAAATTTATTTCGGTTGATTTAGAAGGGTATAGATGCGGCTCCTTCTATAGATAA
- the mtnA gene encoding S-methyl-5-thioribose-1-phosphate isomerase has translation MLVKGKQMRSLWFEKNCLKIIDQRRLPSQFEIFEAKNERDVAYAIKEMVVRGAPAIGCATAYGIAMAEDAEKASELLRSARPTAHDLFYAIEYMVEGIRKGENAIKLAEEYTEKIVEKCRKIGEHGKKLIKRKAKILTHCNAGALATVDYGTALSPIRMAKDKEIFVWVDETRPRLQGLLTSWELENEGIEHAVIVDSSAGYLMKKGEVDVVIVGADRIARNYDVVNKIGTYEKAIVAYENDIPFYVAAPESTFDKKAKRGEEIKIEVRSIEEVTSIYSYKPKNVINPAFDVTPSKYITGIITENGIIYP, from the coding sequence ATGCTTGTGAAAGGGAAGCAAATGAGAAGTTTGTGGTTTGAAAAGAATTGTCTTAAAATAATTGACCAGAGAAGACTTCCATCGCAATTTGAAATTTTTGAAGCAAAGAACGAAAGAGATGTTGCATATGCAATAAAAGAAATGGTGGTGAGGGGGGCGCCTGCTATTGGATGTGCAACCGCTTATGGAATTGCAATGGCAGAAGATGCAGAGAAGGCGAGCGAGTTATTAAGATCCGCAAGGCCAACTGCTCATGATTTATTTTATGCAATTGAGTATATGGTGGAAGGAATTAGAAAGGGAGAGAATGCTATTAAATTAGCGGAAGAATATACTGAAAAAATTGTTGAGAAATGCAGAAAAATAGGTGAGCATGGTAAAAAATTGATAAAGAGAAAGGCAAAAATATTAACTCATTGTAATGCGGGTGCTCTTGCAACAGTTGATTATGGAACCGCTCTCTCTCCAATAAGAATGGCTAAGGATAAAGAAATTTTTGTTTGGGTTGATGAAACAAGACCAAGATTGCAAGGGTTACTCACTTCTTGGGAATTAGAAAATGAGGGGATAGAACATGCGGTAATAGTTGATAGCTCAGCGGGTTATTTAATGAAAAAAGGAGAGGTAGATGTTGTAATTGTTGGAGCGGATAGGATAGCAAGAAATTATGATGTTGTAAATAAAATAGGGACATATGAAAAAGCAATTGTTGCTTATGAAAATGATATTCCATTTTATGTTGCTGCTCCAGAAAGCACATTTGATAAAAAGGCAAAAAGAGGGGAAGAGATAAAAATTGAAGTAAGAAGCATAGAAGAAGTTACCTCAATTTATTCTTATAAGCCTAAAAATGTAATAAATCCCGCTTTTGATGTAACTCCATCAAAATATATAACTGGAATAATAACTGAAAATGGAATAATTTATCCTTAA
- a CDS encoding valine--tRNA ligase, with protein MSAYNPFEIEAKWQRKWQEMKIYKFQPGKKPVYSIDNPPRYASGALHIGHAVHYTHIDFVARYKRMRGYNVFFPLCFDVNGIPIEERVERKYGITRKNIERHKFIELCKKFADENINEMTRQFMILGHSMDESIYYRTDAEYFRRLTQISFIRLYKKGYIYRGKFPVNWCPRCMTAMADAEIEHVERKTLLNTIKFYLAEECEGKGIKKDERGSYIEIATTRPEMLSTCQIVALNPADERKSYLLGKEVVVPIYGKKVKVVEDPVVDPNFGTGIVMICTIGDKDDLEWAMKYSLPVEICINEDGTMNELAGKYKGMKIEDARRKIIEDLKKDNYIVAQREMEQSVGVCWRCKTPTEFIDAEQWFLRILPIKEKIMEVAKEMEWYPEYMFKRFEEWVNSLKWDWVISRQRYFATPLPLWECTNCKEVVLADEKDCYVDPTIDKPPVENCPKCGGILKGCEDVFDTWMDSSITPLFNTFWERNEKLFKELYPMSLRPQAHDIIRTWAFYTILRCYLLTGKKAFEEIMIDGFILAPDGRPMHTSTGNVVDPLEIIEKNGSDALRYYASTCKLGEDNPFRYKDLVRGIRLMNKLWNVENFIGNLIKNKPRECELRIIDRWIISLYSKVIERATQYMDKFEFSNAMKEIEYFLWHEFADHYIEIVKHRIYEQNDEASLYTLYTIGLGLLKAFSPFLPFITEEIYERFYKKFEGEESIHISKWPEPVFVDEEAEREGEKVKKIISEIREWKSKNSMPLNAPLSKVVIYGSVREEDIIAGTLKIKEIVFKDKPDTEKKAFPVYSKIGPCFKEKSQIVLEEIKKNAEKIAKEIEENGFYSFIFGEEEIKISKEFLEIKEETKENLLKAGDIFILVEK; from the coding sequence ATGAGTGCATACAATCCATTTGAAATAGAAGCTAAATGGCAGAGGAAATGGCAGGAAATGAAGATATACAAATTCCAGCCAGGAAAAAAACCAGTATATTCAATAGATAACCCACCAAGATATGCATCTGGTGCACTGCATATAGGACATGCGGTCCATTACACCCATATAGATTTCGTTGCAAGATATAAAAGGATGAGGGGATATAATGTATTTTTCCCTTTGTGTTTTGATGTAAATGGAATACCAATAGAAGAAAGAGTTGAGAGGAAGTATGGAATAACTAGGAAGAATATAGAGAGGCATAAATTTATTGAGCTTTGCAAAAAATTTGCTGATGAAAACATAAATGAAATGACCCGCCAATTTATGATTCTAGGTCATTCAATGGATGAGAGCATTTATTACAGAACAGATGCTGAATATTTTAGGAGGCTAACTCAAATCTCATTTATAAGGCTTTATAAAAAAGGATATATTTACAGAGGAAAATTTCCTGTGAATTGGTGTCCTAGATGCATGACCGCGATGGCAGATGCGGAAATAGAGCATGTTGAAAGAAAAACATTATTGAATACAATAAAATTCTACCTGGCGGAAGAATGCGAAGGGAAAGGAATAAAAAAGGATGAAAGAGGTAGCTATATAGAGATAGCGACAACACGCCCAGAAATGCTTTCAACTTGCCAGATTGTTGCTTTAAATCCCGCTGATGAAAGAAAATCATATTTGTTGGGAAAGGAAGTAGTGGTGCCAATATATGGAAAAAAAGTGAAGGTTGTTGAAGACCCAGTGGTTGATCCAAATTTTGGAACAGGCATAGTTATGATTTGCACAATAGGAGATAAAGATGATTTGGAATGGGCGATGAAATATTCTTTGCCAGTAGAGATATGTATAAATGAAGATGGAACAATGAATGAACTTGCGGGAAAATATAAAGGAATGAAAATAGAGGATGCAAGAAGAAAAATAATAGAGGATTTAAAGAAAGACAACTACATCGTAGCTCAGCGGGAAATGGAGCAAAGCGTTGGCGTCTGCTGGCGGTGCAAAACGCCAACAGAGTTCATAGATGCGGAGCAATGGTTTTTGAGGATTCTGCCTATAAAGGAAAAGATAATGGAAGTTGCTAAGGAGATGGAGTGGTATCCAGAATATATGTTTAAGAGATTTGAAGAATGGGTAAACTCTCTCAAGTGGGATTGGGTGATCTCGAGACAAAGATATTTTGCTACCCCCCTGCCACTCTGGGAATGCACTAATTGTAAAGAAGTAGTTCTTGCGGATGAGAAAGATTGCTATGTTGATCCTACAATAGATAAACCACCAGTGGAAAATTGTCCAAAATGTGGTGGAATTTTAAAAGGTTGTGAAGATGTTTTTGATACCTGGATGGATTCTTCAATAACTCCTTTATTCAACACTTTCTGGGAAAGAAATGAAAAACTTTTTAAAGAATTGTATCCAATGTCACTTCGCCCCCAAGCACATGATATAATAAGGACATGGGCTTTTTATACAATACTCAGATGCTACCTTTTGACAGGTAAAAAGGCATTTGAAGAGATAATGATAGATGGTTTCATACTCGCTCCTGATGGTAGGCCAATGCATACTTCTACAGGCAATGTTGTCGACCCTCTTGAAATAATAGAAAAAAATGGGAGCGATGCTTTGCGCTATTATGCTTCAACTTGCAAATTGGGTGAGGATAATCCTTTCCGCTATAAAGATTTAGTTAGAGGAATAAGATTGATGAATAAATTGTGGAATGTAGAAAATTTCATCGGAAATTTGATAAAAAATAAGCCAAGAGAATGTGAATTGAGAATTATTGATAGATGGATTATTAGTTTGTACAGCAAGGTAATTGAGAGAGCTACTCAGTATATGGATAAATTCGAATTTTCGAATGCAATGAAAGAAATTGAATATTTCCTGTGGCATGAGTTTGCGGATCATTATATAGAAATTGTAAAGCATAGAATTTATGAACAAAATGATGAAGCATCTTTATATACTCTATACACCATAGGGCTTGGACTACTAAAAGCATTTTCCCCTTTCCTGCCTTTTATAACAGAAGAAATATATGAGAGATTTTATAAAAAATTTGAAGGAGAAGAAAGCATTCATATTTCAAAATGGCCTGAGCCAGTTTTTGTAGATGAAGAAGCGGAAAGAGAAGGAGAAAAAGTTAAGAAAATAATTTCTGAAATAAGAGAATGGAAAAGCAAAAATAGTATGCCGTTGAACGCTCCTTTATCAAAAGTTGTGATATATGGCTCTGTGAGAGAAGAGGATATAATTGCTGGAACCCTCAAAATAAAAGAAATAGTTTTTAAGGATAAACCAGATACTGAAAAAAAAGCTTTTCCAGTTTATAGCAAAATAGGACCTTGTTTTAAGGAAAAAAGCCAGATTGTTTTAGAGGAAATAAAGAAGAATGCTGAGAAAATTGCAAAGGAAATAGAAGAAAATGGATTTTATTCATTCATTTTTGGAGAAGAGGAAATAAAAATAAGCAAAGAATTTCTGGAGATAAAAGAGGAAACAAAAGAAAATCTATTAAAAGCAGGAGATATATTCATCTTAGTAGAAAAATGA